TGCCTTCCTTTCCGATAAGTCGAAGTCGGAGAACAACTACATCACGCTGCCATACCGAAGCCTCCTGTCCAATATCGGCACATTGACAGGAATGCAGTGGTTCGGACTCCTGAATATGATCTACTATGTTCTGTTGCTGACAGGCTTTGCCGTTGCCACCGTCCGGCTGCTGCTGAAGCGGGAGATACGCGGAATGTTCCTACCGGTATTCATTACCGTGGGCGGCTCATTGGCACTTGTGCTCGCCGTACACGGAGAGACGAGGTTCAAGTCGCCCTTTATGCCTTTCATCTTTATGATGGCAGCCGTGTGCATCAGCCAGTTCTTGGCTGACAGAAGGAAGAGAAAACTGACAGAACGATAAGCGCACAGAGTGGATATGCCTGAAAGAAAGACTTGGATAGACCTTCTCCGTGGTTTCTGTATGCTGGCAATATTGCTTGATCATACTGAAATCTATTATACTGGCGACAATCTCATCGACTATGATTTCTATGTGGTCAATGTGCTTGTCGTCTTTTTCTTTCTCTCGGGCTATCTTTTCTACAAGGAAAAAGGCTTTCGGTTGCGTTCCAAGCTCGTTTCCGTTGCACGTGGAATCGTTATGCCCTATTTCATCTTTACGACCCTTATAGCCGTTCCGAAGGCGTTGGTACACGGCAGAGACATCCCCGATGCGTTCTTCGGCATCATATCCGGACAGGCATCTTGGTTCATTGCCGCACTTATATTGGCCGAAATATGTTTTGCACTTCTTCTGTGGATAAGTCGTGGCAAAACTATTGTATTATCCGCAGCATCCGTCCTCTCGTTCATAACCTGCATCTTGTTATCGGATTATCCCGAACTTTATTGGCAGTTGGAGAATGCCTGTATGGCGTTGCCAATCCTTTATCTGGGCTATCTCTACCATCGACACGAGAAAGTTTTCCACCGTTTCAACACCCCATCATACTCATCCTTTTTCTTAATACTTCTAATTGTTTTAAAGATATATGAGCATAGGAACGGCGTGAACCTGATGATAGAGCCGGTTCAGGTTAATAACTGGCTTCTTTTCGTCATCGACAGCCTCCTCTCTCTGCTCTTTCTCCTCACGCTTGCCAAGCAGTTGTCGCGTATGCGATGGTTGGAATGGATAGGAGCGCGCAGCATCGTCTATTATTTCTGCGCCGGTGGAGTGCCGCTTTTGGTGTCGAAAGGCCTTCAGAAAGCAAATATGGGCTTTTCGGGGGAATATTATCAGGTAATGATAGCCTTTCTTTTGGTCTGTGTCTTCACTACCATTATTACTTGGTTCGTTTATCGCTACGTGCCGTTTATCACGGGGAGAAAACAGAGAAAGGGATAAGGGGACAAGTTTACGAGTGGACAAGGAGACGAGTAGAGTTCTCACAGAAAGCACAGATTCACAGATTTTCATCCTGATTTCCCGCTCACAGAGAAGGCAATATCTGTGCTTCCGTGAGATCTGTGAGAGGTCTCCTCGTCCCCTTGAAAAAAAAGGTATATACTTTTCATCCAAAAGGTATATACCTTTTTTCTATATCCAAAATAGGATTTGCAATAAACTGATAATCAGTGCATTGTGCGAATGCTGAAAATGCGTGGAATTTTCTTTTTGTTATCCTTTATCGAGAAACAGCTTTCTGGCAAATTCCCACATCACGATTCCTGCCGTAACGCTCACGTTGAGCGAATGCTTCGTGCCGAACTGTGGTATTTCCAGACAGCCGTCGCACCTGTCCACTACGCTCTGCTTCACGCCTTTTACCTCGTTGCCGAACACTACGGCGAAGCGGGCAGAGGGCGACGGATGGTGGACGTTCAGGCTCTGCAACTTCGTAGACCCTTCCACCTGCTCCACGCTATACACGAAATATCCCTTGTCGTGAAGTTCCTGTACGGCATCTTCCGTATTCTCGAAATACTTCCAGTCCACGGAATCCTCGCCACCGAGTGCCGTCTTGTGGATTTCGGCATTTGGAGGCGTCGCCGTGATGCCACAGAGATACACGGCCTCTATGCGGAAAGCGTCACCGGAACGGAATACGCTCCCCACGTTGTGCAGCGAGCGCACGTCGTCCAAAACCACGATGAGTGGCAACTTGCTTGCCTCCTTGAACTCTTCCAAGGACAAGCGATTCATTTCTATGGTGCGTAGTTTTCTCATTGATAAAGCCTAAAAGCCTCCCCAAGCCCCTCCAAAGGAGGGGATGTTTTCTTTTATGGATGGCATTGATAGTTTTGTATAGAATCCTCTTTTAATGTTTCCTGTGCCGTTGTAGTGCAACGAACATCCCCTCCTTTGGAGGGGCTTGGGGAGGCTACACGCTGAACGCAATGGCGTATGCCTTGATTTTCTTTACCATCGAGAGCAGACCGTTGCTGCGAGTAGGACTCAAGTGCTGGCGCAGACCGATTTTGTCGATGAAATAGAGGTCGGCATCGATGATTTCCTTTGGCGTATGCCCGCTCATCACGCGAATGAGCAGGGCAATGATACCCTTCGTGATCAGCGCATCCGAATCGGCAGTAAACACGAGACGGCCGTCCTCCATATCGCATTGCAGCCATACACGGCTCTGACAGCCGTCTATGAGGTTCTGCTCGTTCTTGTATTGTGCATCCAGTGCTTCCAAATCATTTCCCAGATCAATGAGCATCTGGTACTTGTCCATCCAGTCCTCAAAGTCAGAGAACTCTTCTATAACCTGATCTTGTGCTTCGTTTATCGTCATTGTATTTGTTTTTTATATACAGTAAATAGGAAATCTCCTCGTAAACTGGTATTCTTGTAAACTCGTTCCCTTGTTTACTTGTCCACTCGTCCACTTGTCCCCTCGTAAACTTCCCCTCTTCAATCCTTAAACTCCACCTTATCCAGTCGGTACACCTTGTCGTTGGGTCGCACCTTTTCGGGAACGGGAATAGAAACACGCCATCCCTTTTCGGCCTTTTCCACCGGTTCAAGCTCGTAACGGATTTCGTCGAGCGTGAATTTCTGTACGCCCGTGGTCGTCCCTGTAATGAGAATATCGTTCTTGACTGCGATTTCAGACGCCTCCACAGCCACCTCTGCCACGCCCAATTTGGCGAAATACTTGATTACCTTGCCCACGAGCACCTTCTTCTCCGTAGCCTTGTTGCCGTAGTTCTTCGTCCATTCGCCCATCTTCTGTCCCTGATAGTATCCGTCCCAGAAACCACGGTTGAACACAGTTGAGAGCCGTTCGTCCCACGCATCCTTCTTTTCTTCCGTGAACGTGCCGTCCAGAACGCTTTGGATGGCCTCCTTGTAGCACGTTACCACCTCGTGAACATACTCCGGACCACGGGCACGTCCCTCAATCTTGAACACGCGCACGCCGGCTTTCATCATCTTGTCTATGAAGCGCACGCTCTTCAAGTCCTTCGGGCTCATAATGTACTTGTTGTCTATCTCGAGCTGATTGCCCGTTTCATTGTCCGTAACGGTATAGGAGCGACGGCAGATCTGTGTGCATTGTCCCCGGTTGGCAGAACGGTTTGAGTCGTGCAGGCTCATATAGCATTTTCCTGAAATCGCCATACAGAAAGCTCCGTGGCAGAACATTTCTATGCGCACCAGCTCTCCGTGTGGTCCGCGCACATCCTGTTCCTCTATCTGTCTGTAAATCTCTGCCACCTGCTCCATATTCAGCTCGCGCGCCAGCACGGCAACGTCGGCAAACTGAGCATAGAACTTCAATGCCTCGATATTGGAGATGTTGAGCTGCGTGGAGAGATGCACTTCCATACCCACCTGACGGCAATACACCATCACGGCAACGTCGCTCACGATGGCAGCCGTGATGTTTGCCTCCTTCGCCGCATCTATAATCTCGTGCATCGTGCTGATGTCCTCGCCGTAGATCACGGTGTTTACGGTAAGGTAAGTCTTTATTCCCCGTTCGTTGCAGGTTTCGGCAATCTCCTTCAGGTCGTCTATCGTGAAGTGGTTGGCCGAATGCGACCTCATATTGAGCTGTCCGATGCCGAAGTAGATGGAGCCGGCTCCTGCCTGTATGGCTGCCGCGAGACTTTCCCGAGAGCCGACAGGTGCCATTATTTCAAATTCTTGTATATCCATTGTTGTTTCTTTTCGCTGCAAAGGTACGCAAAATAATTGATACCTTCCGTCTGAAACTTGGGCTAATCTCCCGAAGTCTGTAATTTTTACTGATTTCTTTTCTCTCGTTTCCTATATGGATAACTTGTAATTTTCTATTTCCTGTTCGAGATTAAACAGCAATCGTAGGCAGTATTGTAGTGTTTTCGCGGTAAGCACGGCATCACAGAAAAACAAAACTGAGTTCGGGATAAGCCCGAACTCAGATATTCATACTATAAATAGCGTTTTAATGTTCTTTATTTTAATCAATTTTGAGTTGATTCCGTCGGAAGATTAGAACCTTATACCTATGGAACCATAAAAATGGTTTACGTTTCCGATACCTTGTGTGCGTGAGTTTTTATGAGAGAATCCCAATGCGAATGTTGGCGAAAGTTTGCTCTGGAGCTTAATAGCCACTTCTACTGTGTATTCGGTTTTCTTCCAGTCCACCGAACCTACGGACGAAGCACAGAACGCACGTGCATCAACCTGTTCGCCATTGTCCATTGTGAATAGCTTGTACCCGATACCACCACCGATTGCATTGGACGATAAAGCTTTCTTGCCATTTTCCATTTCGATAATGCCGTATGACCCAGTAAGGCTGAGCAAGACTTGAAAACGAGGTAAAAACTCGTAACCTACACGACCATTAAAACCAATTTCTTTTATGTTGTGCTGTTCGGGAGCTCCGATTGCATTTACTTCGATAGAGAGTTTGTCTAAAAACGATTGTTTTGTCTCTGATTGAGCAAACAGGCTCAGCGAAGAACACAACATTGCCAATGATAAGATGAATGTTTTTTTCGTAACCATCCCAAATTAGCCGTGAACCATCGAGGGTGTTGTCTCCATTGAATACGCTCTCTAGCGAGCATATGGGCATATGCAGCACGATAAGTGTACTTGCTCTTATTTCGTTTGATTTCACGACTAACAGTACCAACGGAAACTTCAATCGTACGAGCTATTTCTCGTAGGCTTGCTCCGCGCTTGAGTAATTGAGCAATTGTGTATCTTTGCTCTTGATTCAGTTGCTTGTATCCTTTCAGATATATTCAAATATAAGTAGGCTGAGTCTTTTAGCCAGAGGTAATGTCCTGCCTCTGGCTTATTTTTACCCTAGTGTTGTACTTAACGGTGGAATGTGCACATTGTAGAATTTCGATGATATTTCCTTTTTCCTGTAGGTTTTAGCGTATATTTTGCTGTCATTGCATCAAAAAACTTGCAGAAGTCATCTGCCATACAAAATATTTTAGTAACTTTGTCCTCGGTGATCATAGCGATTTGTTTGTAATTATTTGTATTTCAATACCTTGAAATTACAACAAATTTCGCTAATCACCAAATTTATAGACACTTATAATTCGTCGAACTCACGTTAACATATTAAAAACAACAATAAAAATGAAGATTACTAAAACGATTCTGATCCTGCTTTTAAGCACAGTGATGTTTGCCGCTTATGCAGACAAACCGAAGAAGCAAGACCCGCTACTTACTGGTCCATTCTTCATACACCCCTACTTCAATGCTTTCGGTATGCGGGTGGAAGAAGTAGATACAACGGAAGCTCGTCGAGGCTGTGTGGATTTTTGGGAACATCAGAGTGCGCGAGCATACTACTTTGTCTCAAAAAAGAATGCCGAAACCTCAATGGAGTACACAACGGGAGAATCAGGTTTTCGGATCGATAATATCAAATTTCATGTGTACAGAGAATATCCTACTGTTGAAGAAACAGTAGGGTTCATGTGGAATGAAATTCCTAAAGACTGGCAAGAAATTTCAGAAGAAGAGTATATCGAACATACCAAGGAGAAATGTCGCCGCATGGTAGGCATATGTTCCGAAATCTATCGTTCAGATGTGAAATGCTATCGCTTGCCCAAGATAGAAGGTCGCCCAACCATCTATGCCGGAGT
The Prevotella sp. HUN102 genome window above contains:
- a CDS encoding acyltransferase family protein gives rise to the protein MPERKTWIDLLRGFCMLAILLDHTEIYYTGDNLIDYDFYVVNVLVVFFFLSGYLFYKEKGFRLRSKLVSVARGIVMPYFIFTTLIAVPKALVHGRDIPDAFFGIISGQASWFIAALILAEICFALLLWISRGKTIVLSAASVLSFITCILLSDYPELYWQLENACMALPILYLGYLYHRHEKVFHRFNTPSYSSFFLILLIVLKIYEHRNGVNLMIEPVQVNNWLLFVIDSLLSLLFLLTLAKQLSRMRWLEWIGARSIVYYFCAGGVPLLVSKGLQKANMGFSGEYYQVMIAFLLVCVFTTIITWFVYRYVPFITGRKQRKG
- a CDS encoding RNA methyltransferase — protein: MRKLRTIEMNRLSLEEFKEASKLPLIVVLDDVRSLHNVGSVFRSGDAFRIEAVYLCGITATPPNAEIHKTALGGEDSVDWKYFENTEDAVQELHDKGYFVYSVEQVEGSTKLQSLNVHHPSPSARFAVVFGNEVKGVKQSVVDRCDGCLEIPQFGTKHSLNVSVTAGIVMWEFARKLFLDKG
- a CDS encoding SufE family protein; this encodes MTINEAQDQVIEEFSDFEDWMDKYQMLIDLGNDLEALDAQYKNEQNLIDGCQSRVWLQCDMEDGRLVFTADSDALITKGIIALLIRVMSGHTPKEIIDADLYFIDKIGLRQHLSPTRSNGLLSMVKKIKAYAIAFSV
- a CDS encoding peptidase U32 family protein codes for the protein MDIQEFEIMAPVGSRESLAAAIQAGAGSIYFGIGQLNMRSHSANHFTIDDLKEIAETCNERGIKTYLTVNTVIYGEDISTMHEIIDAAKEANITAAIVSDVAVMVYCRQVGMEVHLSTQLNISNIEALKFYAQFADVAVLARELNMEQVAEIYRQIEEQDVRGPHGELVRIEMFCHGAFCMAISGKCYMSLHDSNRSANRGQCTQICRRSYTVTDNETGNQLEIDNKYIMSPKDLKSVRFIDKMMKAGVRVFKIEGRARGPEYVHEVVTCYKEAIQSVLDGTFTEEKKDAWDERLSTVFNRGFWDGYYQGQKMGEWTKNYGNKATEKKVLVGKVIKYFAKLGVAEVAVEASEIAVKNDILITGTTTGVQKFTLDEIRYELEPVEKAEKGWRVSIPVPEKVRPNDKVYRLDKVEFKD
- a CDS encoding helix-turn-helix domain-containing protein, with the protein product MYLKGYKQLNQEQRYTIAQLLKRGASLREIARTIEVSVGTVSREIKRNKSKYTYRAAYAHMLARERIQWRQHPRWFTANLGWLRKKHSSYHWQCCVLR